A window from Streptomyces sp. NBC_00299 encodes these proteins:
- a CDS encoding oxidoreductase, protein MTEGAGLRDGDLPDDLPNDLTAAELGMWQAFRNGSVYDLSSGDTVVDDPHGGHPWGDERTVRARIVCWLLLDGPPALAGRVSSLKLAGVRISGTLDLAGGTVEPYVEMRRCRFDREIVLPEARFTTLRLVDCAVPRLEAARVNTEGDLHLPRCRFHNGVRLTDAHIGTDLLLNQAIVYRDRSGRSIAADGISVGQDLQAEMLESHGEMSLRGASIGVSLSLRGARLVNPYTRLALNAPQLTVGRTLYLTPAGVGSPLLSGRTPARGTRIQRFECQGGVRLDDGRFGDAVDLERARFTFTDEQELSLRRIQTPELRFLGERAERGGVVLSGARVVNLMDRADAWPGPGRLHMGGFQYENLVPRGPFPLERRLEWVTAATAEYNPEPYERLATVLRAGGEDEDAREVLLAKQRRRRETLPPAAKLVGYAQDWMVAYGYRPGRAAVWMAVLWAASSVAFTYADPPPLKGGEHPAWNPTLFALDLLLPVIDLGQVGFWQLSGVWQWLAAAMILLGWILATTVAAGATRMLRRS, encoded by the coding sequence GTGACCGAAGGTGCCGGCCTCCGCGACGGAGACCTGCCGGACGACCTGCCGAACGACCTGACCGCCGCCGAACTCGGCATGTGGCAGGCCTTCCGCAACGGCAGTGTGTACGACCTGAGCAGCGGCGACACCGTCGTCGACGATCCGCACGGCGGGCATCCCTGGGGAGACGAGCGGACGGTACGCGCGCGTATCGTCTGCTGGCTGCTGCTGGACGGCCCGCCCGCCCTGGCCGGCCGGGTCTCCTCGCTGAAGCTGGCCGGCGTGCGGATCAGCGGCACGCTGGACCTGGCGGGCGGCACGGTGGAGCCGTACGTCGAGATGCGCCGCTGCCGCTTCGACCGGGAGATCGTGCTGCCGGAGGCCCGCTTCACGACCCTGCGGCTGGTGGACTGCGCGGTGCCGCGCCTGGAGGCCGCCCGCGTGAACACCGAGGGCGACCTGCACCTGCCGCGCTGTCGCTTCCACAACGGCGTACGGCTCACCGACGCCCACATCGGTACGGATCTGCTGCTCAACCAGGCGATCGTCTACCGCGACCGCAGCGGCCGCTCGATCGCCGCGGACGGCATCAGCGTCGGCCAGGACCTCCAGGCCGAGATGCTGGAGTCGCACGGCGAGATGAGTCTGCGCGGCGCCAGCATCGGCGTGTCGCTGAGCCTGCGGGGCGCGCGGCTGGTCAACCCGTACACGCGGCTCGCTTTGAACGCCCCTCAGCTGACCGTGGGACGCACGCTGTACCTGACCCCGGCGGGCGTCGGCAGCCCGCTGTTGAGCGGCCGCACCCCCGCGCGCGGGACGCGCATCCAGCGGTTCGAGTGCCAGGGCGGGGTGCGCCTGGACGACGGGCGGTTCGGGGACGCGGTCGACCTGGAGCGGGCCCGGTTCACCTTCACGGACGAGCAGGAGCTGTCCCTGCGCCGCATCCAGACGCCCGAGCTGCGCTTCCTCGGCGAGCGGGCGGAGCGCGGCGGCGTGGTGCTGTCCGGGGCGCGGGTCGTCAACCTGATGGACCGGGCGGACGCCTGGCCGGGCCCCGGCCGGCTGCACATGGGCGGCTTCCAGTACGAGAACCTGGTGCCGCGCGGCCCGTTCCCGCTGGAGCGGCGGCTGGAGTGGGTGACGGCCGCGACCGCCGAGTACAACCCGGAGCCGTACGAGCGGCTGGCCACCGTGCTGCGGGCCGGCGGCGAGGACGAGGACGCGCGCGAGGTGCTCCTCGCCAAGCAGCGCCGCCGCCGCGAGACCCTGCCGCCCGCGGCCAAGCTCGTGGGATACGCACAGGACTGGATGGTGGCGTACGGCTACCGGCCCGGCCGGGCGGCGGTGTGGATGGCCGTGCTCTGGGCGGCGAGTTCGGTGGCCTTCACCTACGCCGACCCACCGCCCCTCAAGGGCGGTGAGCATCCGGCCTGGAACCCGACCCTGTTCGCCCTCGACCTGCTGCTTCCGGTGATCGACCTCGGCCAGGTCGGCTTCTGGCAGCTGAGCGGCGTCTGGCAGTGGCTGGCCGCGGCGATGATCCTGCTGGGCTGGATCCTGGCGACGACGGTGGCGGCGGGGGCGACACGGATGCTGCGCCGGAGCTGA
- the hisD gene encoding histidinol dehydrogenase, with the protein MISRIDLRGDALPEGPALRDLLPRADFDVSAALEKVRPICEAVHHRGDAALIDFAEKFDGVRLDQVKVPAEALEKALAELDPAVRAALEESIRRARIVHREQRRTTHTTQVVPGGSVTEKWVPVDRVGLYAPGGRSVYPSSVIMNVVPAQEAGVESIALASPAQAEFGGLPHPTILAACALLGVDEVYAAGGATAVAMFAYGTESCPPANMVTGPGNIWVAAAKRYFTGKIGIDAEAGPTEIAVLADATADPVHVASDLISQAEHDPLAAAVLVTDSVELADAVEKELEPQVAATKHIEDRIVPALKGRQSAIVLVDGVDEGLKVVDAYGAEHLEIQTADAAAVADRVHNAGAIFIGPWAPVSLGDYAAGSNHVLPTGGCACHSSGLSVQSFLRGIHIVDYTKDALAEVAQHVVTLAEAEDLPAHGAAIKARFVGDEQMSRGWKVPESK; encoded by the coding sequence GTGATCTCCCGAATCGATCTGCGCGGCGATGCCCTCCCCGAGGGCCCCGCCCTGCGCGACCTGCTGCCCCGAGCCGACTTCGACGTCTCGGCCGCCCTGGAGAAGGTGCGTCCGATCTGCGAGGCCGTGCATCATCGGGGCGACGCGGCGCTGATCGACTTCGCTGAGAAGTTCGACGGGGTCAGGCTCGACCAGGTGAAGGTGCCCGCCGAGGCGCTCGAAAAGGCCCTCGCGGAGCTCGACCCGGCCGTGCGCGCGGCCCTGGAGGAGTCCATCCGCCGCGCCCGTATCGTCCACCGCGAGCAGCGCCGTACGACACACACGACCCAGGTCGTGCCGGGCGGTTCCGTGACCGAGAAGTGGGTTCCGGTCGACCGCGTCGGGCTGTACGCGCCCGGCGGCCGGTCCGTCTACCCGTCCTCCGTGATCATGAACGTGGTGCCCGCCCAGGAGGCCGGCGTCGAGTCGATCGCGCTCGCCTCGCCGGCGCAGGCCGAGTTCGGCGGCCTGCCGCACCCGACGATCCTCGCCGCGTGCGCGCTGCTCGGCGTCGACGAGGTCTACGCGGCCGGCGGCGCGACCGCCGTCGCGATGTTCGCGTACGGCACGGAGTCCTGCCCGCCCGCCAACATGGTCACCGGCCCCGGCAACATCTGGGTCGCCGCCGCCAAGCGCTACTTCACGGGCAAGATCGGCATCGACGCCGAGGCGGGCCCGACCGAGATCGCGGTCCTCGCCGACGCCACCGCCGACCCGGTGCACGTCGCCTCCGACCTGATCAGCCAGGCCGAGCACGACCCGCTCGCGGCGGCCGTGCTCGTCACCGACTCCGTGGAGCTCGCGGACGCGGTGGAGAAGGAACTGGAGCCGCAGGTCGCGGCCACCAAGCACATCGAGGACCGGATCGTGCCCGCCCTGAAGGGCCGGCAGTCCGCGATCGTCCTGGTCGACGGCGTCGACGAGGGCCTCAAGGTCGTCGACGCGTACGGCGCCGAGCACCTGGAGATCCAGACGGCCGACGCGGCCGCCGTGGCCGACCGGGTACACAACGCCGGCGCGATCTTCATCGGCCCCTGGGCGCCGGTCTCGCTCGGCGACTACGCCGCCGGCTCCAACCACGTGCTGCCCACCGGCGGCTGTGCCTGCCACTCCTCGGGCCTGTCCGTCCAGTCGTTCCTGCGCGGCATCCACATCGTCGACTACACGAAGGACGCGCTGGCCGAGGTCGCGCAGCACGTGGTCACGCTGGCGGAGGCGGAGGACCTGCCGGCGCACGGCGCGGCGATCAAGGCAAGGTTTGTCGGAGACGAACAAATGTCGCGTGGCTGGAAGGTACCCGAGAGCAAGTGA
- a CDS encoding histidinol-phosphate transaminase translates to MSDVRIDDLPVRDELRGKSPYGAPQLDVPVRLNTNENPYPLPEPLVERIAERVREAARNLNRYPDRDAVELRTQLAKYLTDTSGHEVGLANVWAANGSNEVIQQLLQTFGGPGRTAIGFEPSYSMHGLISRGTGTGWISGPRNDDFTIDVTAAGKAIAEHRPDVVFITTPNNPTGNAVPRETVLALYEAAQAAKPSMVVVDEAYIEFSHGDSLLPLLEGRPNLVVSRTMSKAFGAAGLRLGYLAAHPAVVDAVQLVRLPYHLSAVTQATALAALEHTDVLLKYVEQLKAERDRLVSELGAAGFEVVESDANFVQFGRFEDSHTAWQKILDRGVLVRDNGIPGWLRVSAGTPEENDAFLDAVRDLQRLVGDTPTPPKEQST, encoded by the coding sequence GTGAGCGACGTACGCATCGACGATCTCCCCGTGCGGGACGAGCTGCGCGGCAAGTCCCCTTACGGCGCGCCCCAGCTGGACGTCCCCGTACGGCTGAACACCAACGAGAACCCCTACCCCCTGCCCGAGCCGCTGGTCGAGCGGATCGCCGAGCGGGTGCGTGAGGCGGCCCGGAACCTCAACCGCTACCCGGACCGGGACGCCGTGGAGCTGCGCACGCAGCTCGCCAAGTACCTGACGGACACGTCCGGTCACGAGGTCGGCCTGGCCAACGTGTGGGCGGCGAACGGCTCCAACGAGGTCATCCAGCAACTGCTGCAGACCTTCGGCGGACCGGGCCGTACGGCGATCGGCTTCGAGCCGTCGTACTCGATGCACGGCCTCATCTCGCGCGGCACCGGCACCGGCTGGATCTCCGGCCCCCGCAACGACGACTTCACGATCGACGTCACGGCCGCCGGGAAGGCGATCGCCGAACACCGGCCCGACGTCGTCTTCATCACCACCCCCAACAACCCCACGGGCAACGCGGTCCCGCGTGAGACGGTCCTCGCGCTGTACGAGGCCGCGCAGGCCGCCAAGCCGTCGATGGTCGTGGTCGACGAGGCGTACATCGAGTTCAGCCACGGCGACTCGCTGCTGCCGCTGCTCGAAGGTCGGCCGAATCTCGTCGTCTCCCGGACGATGTCGAAGGCCTTCGGCGCGGCCGGCCTGCGCCTCGGCTATCTCGCCGCGCACCCGGCGGTCGTGGACGCCGTCCAGCTCGTACGGCTGCCGTACCACCTGTCGGCCGTCACCCAGGCGACCGCGCTGGCCGCCCTGGAGCACACGGACGTCCTGCTGAAGTACGTCGAGCAGCTGAAGGCGGAGCGGGACCGGCTGGTGAGCGAGCTGGGCGCGGCCGGTTTCGAGGTCGTCGAGTCCGACGCGAACTTCGTGCAGTTCGGCCGGTTCGAGGACTCGCACACCGCCTGGCAGAAGATCCTCGACCGAGGTGTCCTGGTCCGGGACAACGGCATCCCGGGGTGGCTGCGGGTGTCCGCAGGAACCCCCGAGGAGAACGACGCGTTCCTCGACGCCGTACGTGACTTGCAGCGTCTTGTGGGGGACACCCCCACACCCCCGAAGGAGCAGAGCACATGA